AAGCGGAAAAGGGCGTTCATCGTCTCGTCCGGATCTCACCTTTTGATTCTTCGGGACGGCGCCATACGTCTTTCGCTTCTTGTGACGTGATGCCGGAACTGAACGAAGACATCGAGATTGACGTGAAACCCGATGAACTGAGAGTGGATACGTTCCGCTCCAGCGGTGCCGGTGGTCAGCACGTCAATACGACCGATTCAGCCGTTCGACTGACGCACCTTTCGACCAATACGGTTGTCAGCTGTCAGTCTGAACGCTCGCAGATTAAGAACCGTGAAAAAGCGATGAAGATGCTGAAGTCGAAACTATTCCAGCTGGAAATTGAACGCCAGCAGCGGGAAGCGGACGAAATCCGCGGTGAACAGTCGGAAATCGGCTGGGGTTCACAAATCCGCTCCTATGTCTTCCATCCTTACAACATGGTGAAAGATCACCGCACCGATAAGGAAACAGGAAATGTACAAGGGGTGATGGACGGTGATCTGATGCCGTTTATTGACGCCTATCTGCGTTCACAAATCGAATAAGTTTCAGACATTTGAGAGCCCCGGGAGAAGCGATTCCCGAGGGCTCTCCTTTGTACTTGTTGGGAATGGTTAAGTTTGTTAAAGAAATAAAGTATAAGTGCAACGAAAGCTTTCGCCACCTTCTTGGCGATAAGTCAAGTTTTCTTTACAGAATGGGGTTTTGGCGAAATAAACGGACTCGTGTGGCCAAATGTGTCCGCTGAGCCCAATTTGGCGTAAAACACAATAGATGTGAACGAAGAGCGGGCAAATAAAGCGGGTTCAGCAACTGAATTTCATATTGACACTACTGGAAAGGGTGTTGATTCCTCGGTGCATTTTTTGCGATTGGCCTCGGTTTATCCACAGAACCACGGGACTCAGGCCAAACCCCATTTCAACAACGATAACTTCATCCTGTTAAAGCGGTGCTCCGCTCGCGTTTACAGCCTGTATAGGCAGTGATATACTACGGAAGGATTTACATAGAATGAGCTGGCAGGTGACGTCGTAATGATGAAAGAATTTAACCGGAAACGGGCGCGAAAGCCGCTTCCTCCGGTCTTACAAGTCATGTATGAATTTGCCCATGTCGTTTTGGGTTCGGCTATCGTGGCGATTGCGTTTAATATTTTTCTTTTGCCGAACCAGATTGCTTCTGGAGGGGTATCAGGTATTTCAACGATCACGCTTCACGTTTTCGGTTTTGAACCGGCGTTTGTCCAATGGGCTTTGAACATCCCGCTCTTTGTGGCCGGTGTCCTTCTATTGGGAGGCAGTTTCCGCGGAGGGCTGCTCTATGGTACAAAAACACTGGTCGGCACAGTATTCCTGCCGTTTGTCGTCTATTTGACCCGGGACTGGGAAGCGGCCACAATGGATCCTTTATTGGCAGCCATTTTCGGTGGCATTGGTGTAGGACTCGGTCTTGGCATTGTTTTCCGCTCCAATTCATCGACTGGAGGAACTGATCTTGCAGCGCAGATTGTCCACAAATATACCGGTATGTCTCTCGGGGTTTGCGTTTTTTTCATGGACGGTCTCGTCGTGACGGCAAGTGCCGCGGTATTCGGGTTTGAATTTGCACTGTATGCGCTGATCGGACTGTTTACAACCGGGAAGACGATCGATCTTGTGCAGGTCGGATTTGGCTATTCGAAAATGGTCATGATCATTTCCGATTACGAAGAAGAAGTGAAGCAGGGGCTCCTGACGAAGGTGGACCGGGGAGTCACAAAACTCACAGGTTTCGGTGGTTACACGGATGAGGAGCGTTCTGTCCTGATGTGCGTGGTGGGACGTAATGAAGTCACAGGACTGAAGCGTGTCATACAGACCATTGACCCAAATGCCTTCGTCATTGTGAGTAATACGTCGGAAGTTCTTGGTGAAGGTTTCAAAAAACCGTAAATGGGTTATAATGAAAGGGCAAGGAATAAAGTTGTACTGTGAAATTAAGGGGGATTTTGTATGAAGAAGTACATGATGGCATTGTTGGGAACCGCTTTTATTTTGGGCGCCTGTGGCGGGAATGACAATACGGAGATGGAGAACGAAGCACCGGCAAACAATACCAATAACGCGGAAGAAGCGTCCGGAGATTACGATCTCGCAGAAGGAGAAGAATTGTACGTCGGGAATTGCCAAACCTGTCACGGTGGCGACCTGGCCGGCAGTGGTTCGAATCCGTCCATCCAAGGTCTTAGTTACGATGAAGTCATGGACGCGATTGAAAACGGACCCGGAAGTATGCCCAGTAATATTCTAACCGGGGAAGACGCAGAGAACGTTGCAGCCTGGGTGTCAGAACAGTAAAGGAATGGGTTGAACACAACACTATAGCGACATAAGAAATGAAAGTGGATTGATTCTGAAATGAGCCGCACAGTGGTTCTGAATCAATCCATTTTTTGTGTTTATGTCCGCGTGTAATGATCTGAAACACAAATGTAATGAAATTTATCTTTTTATGTCGAAAAATGATGATATAATAAACGTTGAAGTGCGATTGAATAAAATTCGAGAATAAATGGGAAGTGATTAACTTGATTCAGATGCAGGATGTTTGGAAAACCTACCCGAACGGCGTTATGGCCGTCAATGGCATCACGATCAACATTGAAAAAGGCGAGTTTGTCTATGTCGTTGGTCCCAGTGGTGCAGGTAAATCCACCTTCATTAAAATGATGTACAGAGAAGAAAAACCGACAAAAGGTGAAATATATATAAATAACAAGGCATTGTCGCAAACGAAAGAGCGTCATATTCCTTATGTCAGAAGAAATATCGGCGTCGTGTTTCAGGATTTCAAACTGTTGCCGAATCTGACGGTATTTGAAAATGTTGCGTTTGCCATGGAAGTTATCGAAGAATCGAAGGCCAATATCCGTAAGCGGGTAATGAATGTTCTGGACATTGTCCGGTTGAAAAACAAGGCGAGGTTCTATCCCCATGAATTATCAGGCGGGGAACAGCAGCGTGTGGCCATTGCCCGTGCGGTTGTGAACAGTCCGTCAGTTATGATTGCGGATGAACCGACAGGAAATCTTGATCCGGATACGTCTTGGGAAATCATGCACATCCTCGAAGAAATTAATGACCGGGGAACGACCGTTGTTATGGCGACACACAATCGGGACATTGTGAATGCGATGCGCAAGCGTGTTATCGCTGTCGAAAATGGTCGAATAGGCAGAGATGAGGTTAGGGGGACCTACGGGTATGAAAGTTAGAACACTGGGACGCCATGCAAAAGAAGGCGGTAAGAATATTATACGAAACGGCTGGATGACCTTTGCTTCCATCAGTGCGGTGGCAGTGATGCTGATGGTGGTAGGCGCATTCACCCTGCTTATTTTTAATATCAATCATTTTGCAAATTCACTTGAAGATGATGTTGAAATCCGGGCCTTTGTGGAACGGACAGCGTCTGAAACCGATCAGGAGATCCTTCTTGAAGAAATGGACTCTCTCTCAGGGATTGATGAGATTGCTTATGTCCCTCGAGATGAAGGACTCGAACAATTTCTGGACAGCCTTGGTGAACAGGGGGCTTACTTCCAGGGGCTGCGTGACGAAAATCCTTTGAATGATGTTTTCGTTATCCGTGCTGAAAATCCTGCAGAAACCGATCTGCTGGCAGGACAAATTGAAGAGTTGAACCACGTTGAAGGCGTTGAATATGGTCAGGATATTTTTGAACAGCTCTTCTCTGCTACGGATTTCGTCCGTATTGTTGGGATCGTTCTGATATTCGGACTGATTTTCACTGCCGTATTTCTGATCGCCAACACGATTAAGATCACCATTATCGCACGAAAACGGGAAATTCAGATCATGAAGCTGGTTGGGGCAACCAACG
This Salisediminibacterium beveridgei DNA region includes the following protein-coding sequences:
- a CDS encoding c-type cytochrome, whose amino-acid sequence is MKKYMMALLGTAFILGACGGNDNTEMENEAPANNTNNAEEASGDYDLAEGEELYVGNCQTCHGGDLAGSGSNPSIQGLSYDEVMDAIENGPGSMPSNILTGEDAENVAAWVSEQ
- the ftsX gene encoding permease-like cell division protein FtsX; protein product: MKVRTLGRHAKEGGKNIIRNGWMTFASISAVAVMLMVVGAFTLLIFNINHFANSLEDDVEIRAFVERTASETDQEILLEEMDSLSGIDEIAYVPRDEGLEQFLDSLGEQGAYFQGLRDENPLNDVFVIRAENPAETDLLAGQIEELNHVEGVEYGQDIFEQLFSATDFVRIVGIVLIFGLIFTAVFLIANTIKITIIARKREIQIMKLVGATNAFIRWPFFIEGLLLGVFGSIVPIVVLSYGYDQFYTAMGQNTGLEFFDFLSTYPLAFQTSALLLIIGATVGVWGSLMSVRKFLKV
- the ftsE gene encoding cell division ATP-binding protein FtsE, which produces MIQMQDVWKTYPNGVMAVNGITINIEKGEFVYVVGPSGAGKSTFIKMMYREEKPTKGEIYINNKALSQTKERHIPYVRRNIGVVFQDFKLLPNLTVFENVAFAMEVIEESKANIRKRVMNVLDIVRLKNKARFYPHELSGGEQQRVAIARAVVNSPSVMIADEPTGNLDPDTSWEIMHILEEINDRGTTVVMATHNRDIVNAMRKRVIAVENGRIGRDEVRGTYGYES
- a CDS encoding YitT family protein, translating into MMKEFNRKRARKPLPPVLQVMYEFAHVVLGSAIVAIAFNIFLLPNQIASGGVSGISTITLHVFGFEPAFVQWALNIPLFVAGVLLLGGSFRGGLLYGTKTLVGTVFLPFVVYLTRDWEAATMDPLLAAIFGGIGVGLGLGIVFRSNSSTGGTDLAAQIVHKYTGMSLGVCVFFMDGLVVTASAAVFGFEFALYALIGLFTTGKTIDLVQVGFGYSKMVMIISDYEEEVKQGLLTKVDRGVTKLTGFGGYTDEERSVLMCVVGRNEVTGLKRVIQTIDPNAFVIVSNTSEVLGEGFKKP